In the Haloferula helveola genome, one interval contains:
- a CDS encoding type II toxin-antitoxin system RelE/ParE family toxin: MRIRILESAIGDLEAGSDFYNRQEEGVGDYFQDCLFSDIDSLVLYGGIHRQLFGFHRLLSRRFPYAIYYRIEGDVVIVYRVLDCRRDPQRLRRSLGNE; encoded by the coding sequence ATGAGGATCCGCATCCTCGAGTCCGCCATCGGTGATCTTGAGGCGGGCAGCGACTTCTACAACCGTCAGGAGGAGGGAGTCGGCGACTATTTTCAGGACTGCTTGTTCTCCGACATCGATTCCCTCGTCCTATATGGAGGCATTCACCGGCAGCTGTTCGGATTTCATCGGTTGCTTTCCAGGCGGTTCCCGTACGCGATCTACTACCGGATAGAGGGTGACGTCGTCATTGTCTATCGTGTGCTCGATTGTCGGAGGGATCCGCAACGGCTTCGTAGGTCGCTCGGGAATGAATAA
- a CDS encoding nuclear transport factor 2 family protein produces the protein MKTRIAHLRTSCFLLGLLLLPMVRAAEVEAVEARVKAWASSLSKNDPEVMGAFYEDSEELDMVDSGGRWHHGLDEVKESYRESQREWTCSDSVPLRLEVRVFGDVAVAAFEHRYKARMSGNGVNLQIHKQTTMTLRKVDGQWKIVSEHSSPIEGIPMAIQIKR, from the coding sequence ATGAAAACACGTATCGCGCACCTTCGGACCTCCTGCTTCCTCTTGGGTTTGCTTCTGTTGCCGATGGTCAGGGCCGCGGAGGTGGAGGCGGTTGAAGCCCGGGTCAAGGCGTGGGCTTCTTCGCTGAGCAAGAACGATCCCGAAGTGATGGGAGCGTTTTATGAGGATAGCGAAGAGCTGGACATGGTGGATAGCGGCGGTCGTTGGCATCACGGCCTTGACGAGGTCAAAGAGTCCTACCGGGAGAGCCAAAGAGAGTGGACATGCTCCGACTCCGTTCCACTCCGTCTCGAGGTCAGGGTCTTCGGCGATGTGGCGGTCGCGGCGTTCGAGCACAGGTACAAGGCGCGGATGTCGGGGAACGGCGTGAATTTGCAGATCCACAAGCAAACGACCATGACCCTCCGCAAGGTCGACGGGCAATGGAAGATCGTCTCGGAGCACTCGTCCCCGATCGAGGGAATTCCGATGGCGATCCAAATCAAGCGTTGA
- a CDS encoding multidrug efflux RND transporter permease subunit: MFSLFFIKRPIFAAVISIVITVLGAVALLNLPIARYPDLAPPTIQISAAYPGADARTVADTVAATIEKEINGVEGMIYMSSVSGNDGSMNLTVTFEPGTDLDTANVLVQNRVAVAEPRLPEEVKRTGVKVKKRSTDTVMFIGLTSPNGTYDAAYLSNYANLRIRDELSRVPGVGDVTVFGVGEFSMRIWLNPDLLRARNLAATDVLAAIREQNIQVAAGRVGAAPTTPGTAFEYILSTQGRLVEAEEFENIIVRTGDEGGTIRLRDVARVELGSDAYAINSQLNGVPSATFAIYQIPGSNLIEVATGVREKMAELEQAFPADVESKVVYDSTDVINASIKEVVITLFATLVLVVLTVYLFLQNARATLVPTITIPVSLIGTFSVLLAMGFSLNILTLFGLVLVIGIVVDDAIIVVENTFVHLEKGLSGKEAAAEAMKEVSGPVVATTLVLLAVFVPTATMTGITGTMFKQFAATIAIATVFSSINALTLSPALCGILLKPEKKEPRGLFKVFNRSIDASNSAYRKIVRLALRFAPIGVLAFIAMTGGSIYGLGGLPTGFVPQEDEGYCMIGVQLPDGATLDRTLDVVAKVEKIVADTEGTVDCLSITGYSIIDGAAAANTGFCVVTFKNWSERDAPSLHQKVLLETLQKKLFSIQEAGAFAFAMPSLPGVGVSGGFTYMLQDKEGVGLDQLQAVAGEVIATGNADPKLSGVRTTFRASVPQIYVDIDREQVKRTGTSMGEVFDTMQVHLGSAYVNDFTLFGRVFKVTAQADAPFRDQPDDINALQVRGADGRMIPLGAVAELQDVLGPQNVVRFNMMPSVKILGNPSPGYSSGDAMGTMEAISATTLPSSMGFSWSDLSFQEKQAGAGLGAIFGFAILMVYLVLAAQYESWTLPISVCLSVPTALLGAVVAVSLRDMENNVYTQIGIILLIAMSTKTAILLTEFAKLKRDEGMSIFDSAVEAVRLRFRAVMMTALSFVLGVIPLLIASGAGAESRKILGTAVFGGMLAATLVSLAAVPMLYYVIQRLVEATRGKKQEPAEES; encoded by the coding sequence ATGTTCAGCCTCTTCTTCATCAAGCGCCCGATCTTCGCCGCGGTCATCTCGATCGTGATCACGGTGCTCGGCGCCGTGGCGCTGCTCAACCTGCCGATCGCGCGCTACCCGGACCTCGCGCCGCCGACGATCCAGATCTCCGCCGCCTACCCGGGCGCCGATGCGAGAACGGTGGCCGATACCGTCGCGGCGACGATCGAGAAGGAGATCAATGGCGTCGAGGGCATGATCTACATGTCGTCGGTCAGCGGCAACGACGGCAGCATGAACCTGACCGTGACCTTCGAGCCCGGCACGGACCTCGATACCGCCAACGTGCTGGTCCAGAACCGCGTCGCGGTCGCCGAGCCACGCCTCCCCGAGGAGGTCAAGCGCACCGGTGTGAAGGTGAAGAAGAGGTCCACCGACACGGTGATGTTCATCGGCCTGACCTCGCCGAACGGCACCTACGACGCCGCCTATCTGTCGAACTACGCCAACCTTCGTATCCGCGACGAGCTCTCCCGTGTTCCGGGTGTCGGCGACGTCACGGTCTTCGGCGTCGGTGAGTTCAGCATGCGGATCTGGCTCAATCCCGACCTGCTCCGCGCCCGCAACCTCGCCGCCACCGATGTCCTCGCCGCCATTCGCGAGCAGAACATCCAGGTCGCCGCCGGCCGCGTCGGTGCCGCGCCGACCACCCCCGGCACAGCTTTCGAATACATCCTCTCGACCCAGGGCCGCCTCGTGGAAGCCGAGGAGTTCGAGAACATCATCGTCCGCACCGGCGACGAGGGCGGCACGATCCGCCTGCGCGACGTCGCCAGGGTCGAGCTCGGCTCCGACGCCTACGCGATCAACTCCCAGCTCAACGGTGTCCCCTCCGCCACCTTCGCGATCTATCAGATCCCCGGCTCGAACCTCATCGAGGTCGCCACCGGCGTCCGGGAGAAAATGGCCGAGCTCGAGCAGGCCTTTCCCGCGGACGTTGAGTCGAAGGTCGTCTATGACTCGACCGACGTCATCAACGCCTCGATCAAGGAGGTCGTGATCACGCTCTTCGCCACCCTCGTGCTGGTGGTGCTCACCGTCTACCTCTTCCTCCAGAACGCCCGCGCCACGCTGGTCCCGACCATCACCATCCCGGTCTCACTGATCGGCACCTTCTCGGTGCTGCTGGCGATGGGGTTCTCGCTGAACATCCTCACGCTCTTCGGCCTCGTGCTGGTGATCGGAATCGTCGTCGACGACGCCATCATCGTGGTGGAGAACACCTTCGTTCACCTCGAGAAGGGGTTGTCTGGAAAGGAGGCCGCCGCCGAGGCGATGAAGGAGGTCTCCGGGCCGGTGGTCGCCACCACCCTCGTGCTCCTCGCGGTGTTCGTGCCGACCGCCACCATGACCGGCATCACCGGCACGATGTTCAAGCAGTTCGCCGCGACCATCGCCATCGCCACGGTCTTCAGTTCGATCAACGCGCTTACCCTCAGCCCCGCGCTGTGCGGGATTCTCCTCAAGCCGGAGAAAAAGGAACCCCGCGGACTGTTCAAGGTCTTCAACCGGTCGATCGACGCCTCGAATTCCGCCTACCGCAAGATCGTGCGCCTCGCGCTGCGCTTCGCCCCGATCGGTGTGCTGGCATTCATCGCCATGACCGGCGGGTCGATCTACGGCCTCGGCGGCCTGCCGACCGGCTTTGTCCCCCAGGAGGACGAAGGCTACTGTATGATCGGCGTCCAGCTGCCCGATGGCGCCACGCTCGACCGCACGCTCGACGTCGTCGCCAAGGTCGAAAAGATCGTCGCCGACACCGAGGGGACCGTCGATTGCCTGTCGATTACCGGCTACTCGATCATCGACGGCGCCGCGGCGGCGAACACCGGCTTCTGCGTGGTGACCTTCAAGAACTGGAGCGAACGCGATGCTCCCTCACTCCACCAGAAGGTCCTGTTGGAAACCCTGCAGAAGAAGCTGTTCTCCATCCAGGAAGCCGGCGCCTTCGCCTTTGCGATGCCGTCGCTTCCCGGCGTCGGTGTTTCCGGCGGGTTCACCTACATGCTTCAGGACAAGGAAGGCGTCGGGCTCGACCAGCTCCAGGCCGTCGCCGGCGAGGTCATCGCCACCGGCAATGCCGACCCGAAGCTGTCCGGCGTGCGGACGACCTTCCGCGCCAGCGTTCCGCAGATCTACGTCGATATCGATCGCGAGCAGGTCAAGCGCACCGGCACCTCGATGGGCGAGGTTTTCGACACGATGCAGGTCCATCTCGGATCGGCCTACGTCAACGACTTCACGCTCTTCGGCCGAGTCTTCAAGGTCACCGCCCAGGCCGACGCGCCGTTCCGCGACCAGCCCGATGACATCAATGCCCTCCAAGTTCGCGGGGCCGACGGCCGGATGATCCCGCTCGGCGCCGTCGCCGAGCTTCAGGACGTGCTCGGCCCCCAAAACGTCGTTCGTTTCAACATGATGCCCTCGGTGAAGATCCTCGGGAATCCATCGCCGGGCTACAGCTCGGGCGACGCGATGGGGACCATGGAAGCGATCTCCGCCACCACTTTGCCCAGCTCGATGGGATTCTCGTGGTCGGATCTTTCCTTCCAGGAAAAGCAGGCCGGCGCCGGCCTCGGGGCAATCTTCGGTTTCGCCATCCTCATGGTCTATCTGGTACTGGCCGCGCAGTACGAAAGCTGGACGCTACCGATCTCCGTGTGCCTCTCGGTCCCCACCGCCCTGCTCGGTGCGGTCGTAGCAGTCAGCCTGCGCGACATGGAAAACAACGTCTACACGCAGATCGGGATCATCCTGCTCATCGCGATGTCGACCAAGACCGCGATCCTGCTCACCGAGTTCGCCAAACTGAAACGCGATGAGGGTATGAGCATCTTCGACTCCGCCGTGGAGGCCGTCCGCCTGCGCTTCCGCGCCGTGATGATGACGGCTCTCTCGTTCGTTCTCGGCGTCATTCCCCTACTGATTGCATCAGGTGCCGGCGCCGAGTCCCGCAAGATCCTCGGCACCGCCGTCTTCGGCGGCATGCTCGCCGCCACCCTCGTCTCCCTCGCCGCCGTCCCGATGCTCTACTACGTCATCCAGCGCCTCGTCGAAGCCACCCGCGGCAAAAAGCAAGAGCCGGCCGAGGAGTCATAG
- a CDS encoding addiction module protein gives MSVQEEALRLPRPEKLRLMEALWTDLSLVEEDYESPAWHELVLRETEARLAAGEEQQVDWDEAKRRLRTRP, from the coding sequence GTGAGCGTGCAGGAAGAAGCGTTGCGGTTGCCACGACCCGAGAAACTCAGGTTGATGGAGGCCCTGTGGACCGATTTGAGCCTTGTTGAGGAGGACTATGAGTCCCCCGCGTGGCACGAATTGGTCCTCCGTGAGACTGAGGCCCGTCTCGCGGCCGGCGAGGAACAGCAAGTGGACTGGGACGAGGCCAAGCGCCGCCTTCGGACACGACCATGA
- a CDS encoding efflux RND transporter periplasmic adaptor subunit yields the protein MKTSPLLLAAVLLSACEKKSEAPPPQPLPVTVAQPVKREVTIYRDFPATLAGAQQVEIRARVRGILSLADEDLDFAGNLVEKDTELFIIEPDPYQQATAAAQAAVERAEATRDLKQKTFERISKAGKSRAVSELDVEIAAAELAEAEAAVAQAKAQLNESVLTEDYTLIKAPISGRMSRLLVDPGNLVGATESTLLATIIDDSVMYAYFEVPERPLIRFLERRTADKENEPVYQSDIRLKLADGSIYDKPGKIDYIENEVDPATRTARVRAVFPNDDHQLAAGLYGLVGYPAGPNPENVTEKEAFVVPSSCILRDIGGNFVWVVDDQNIVRRRAVETGDSVEKPDQDPNKPKELETVVNKGLDGTERIIVSGLQRAREGAPVTPVPAEQAAKAEE from the coding sequence GTGAAAACATCCCCGCTCCTGCTCGCCGCGGTGCTGCTGAGCGCCTGCGAAAAGAAATCGGAGGCCCCACCCCCGCAACCGCTGCCGGTCACCGTCGCCCAGCCGGTGAAACGCGAAGTCACGATCTACCGCGACTTCCCCGCCACCCTGGCAGGCGCCCAGCAGGTCGAGATCCGCGCCCGCGTGCGTGGCATCCTGTCGCTGGCCGATGAGGACCTCGATTTCGCCGGCAATCTGGTCGAGAAGGACACCGAGCTGTTCATCATCGAGCCCGATCCCTACCAGCAGGCGACCGCCGCCGCCCAGGCCGCGGTCGAACGGGCGGAAGCCACCCGTGATCTCAAGCAGAAGACCTTCGAACGGATCTCGAAGGCGGGAAAATCCCGGGCCGTGTCGGAGCTCGACGTCGAGATCGCCGCCGCCGAACTCGCCGAGGCCGAGGCCGCCGTGGCCCAGGCCAAGGCCCAACTCAACGAGTCGGTACTGACGGAGGACTACACGCTCATCAAGGCGCCGATCAGCGGACGGATGTCGCGCCTGCTGGTCGACCCCGGCAACCTCGTCGGCGCGACCGAGTCGACGCTGCTCGCGACGATCATCGACGACTCGGTGATGTATGCCTACTTCGAGGTGCCCGAGCGGCCGCTGATCCGATTCCTGGAACGCCGCACCGCCGACAAGGAGAACGAGCCGGTCTACCAATCGGACATCCGGCTGAAGCTGGCCGACGGTTCGATCTACGACAAGCCGGGGAAGATCGACTACATCGAGAACGAGGTCGACCCCGCCACACGCACGGCGCGCGTCCGCGCGGTGTTCCCGAATGACGACCACCAACTCGCCGCCGGACTCTACGGCCTTGTCGGATACCCGGCCGGCCCGAACCCGGAGAACGTCACCGAAAAGGAGGCCTTCGTCGTCCCCTCGAGCTGCATCCTGCGCGACATCGGCGGCAACTTCGTCTGGGTCGTGGACGACCAGAACATCGTCCGCCGCCGGGCAGTTGAAACGGGAGACTCCGTGGAAAAACCGGATCAGGATCCCAACAAGCCGAAGGAACTCGAAACGGTCGTCAACAAGGGCCTCGACGGCACCGAACGGATCATCGTTTCCGGCCTCCAGCGCGCCCGCGAAGGAGCCCCCGTCACTCCCGTTCCTGCGGAACAGGCCGCGAAAGCGGAAGAGTAG
- a CDS encoding membrane bound O-acyl transferase family-domain-containing protein, with amino-acid sequence METVPWLPGDGPRWALMWAIAVVMFAVLKAASFWWERGGPASSPRKLAYLFLWPGMDARAFLSAKEVPPPSSREWLAAGFKTVLGIVLLVLATRLEPPLLSGWCAMVGIIFLLHFGAFHLLSCFWRSRGIDAVPLMNRPLLATSVSGFWGRHWNIAFRDLTHRMVFKPVLRRHGGSAAVLAGFLFSGILHELAITVPAGGGYGLPTVFFMIQGVAALVERSAFGKRCGLGASFRGWTFTQGLLALTVALLFPPPFVLRIIYPFLEFLHRPFA; translated from the coding sequence GTGGAAACGGTGCCTTGGCTTCCCGGCGACGGCCCGCGATGGGCGCTCATGTGGGCCATCGCGGTCGTCATGTTCGCCGTGCTCAAGGCCGCGTCGTTCTGGTGGGAAAGGGGGGGCCCGGCATCAAGCCCGCGCAAGCTCGCCTACCTCTTCCTCTGGCCGGGCATGGACGCCCGGGCGTTCCTCTCGGCGAAGGAGGTGCCACCGCCGTCGTCGCGCGAGTGGCTGGCGGCCGGATTCAAAACGGTGCTGGGAATCGTTCTGCTGGTGCTGGCCACGCGGCTCGAGCCGCCACTCCTGAGCGGCTGGTGCGCGATGGTCGGCATCATCTTCCTGCTCCACTTCGGGGCCTTCCATTTGCTGAGCTGCTTCTGGAGAAGCAGGGGAATCGACGCGGTCCCGTTGATGAACCGCCCGCTGCTGGCGACGTCGGTTTCCGGCTTCTGGGGACGGCACTGGAACATCGCGTTCCGAGACCTGACGCACCGGATGGTTTTCAAGCCGGTGCTGCGCCGCCATGGCGGATCCGCCGCGGTGCTCGCAGGGTTCCTGTTCAGCGGCATCCTCCACGAACTCGCCATCACCGTGCCGGCCGGTGGTGGCTACGGGCTGCCGACGGTGTTCTTCATGATCCAGGGCGTGGCGGCATTGGTCGAACGATCCGCCTTCGGCAAACGTTGCGGTTTGGGTGCGAGCTTCCGGGGCTGGACCTTCACCCAAGGCCTGCTCGCGCTCACCGTGGCACTGCTTTTCCCTCCGCCCTTCGTACTGAGAATCATCTACCCCTTCCTGGAATTCCTTCACCGCCCCTTCGCCTGA
- a CDS encoding sialidase family protein, giving the protein MIKTLLTILLLTPLIGSAAERSAVIIHRSGEADCHTFRIPAIARTAKGTLLAVYDMRYNSRRDLQGHMDIGLSRSTDGGKTWEKPRPVMDMGEFGGLGQDQNGCSDPNILIDRETGEIMVSAVWTHGKPGTHQWRGKGSEPGHEIAKSTQFMMVRSSDDGITWSEPENLTKELKDPKWHLFAPAPGNGITMSDGTLVMPTQGRDETGKPFSNIMWSDDRGKTWTVSAFARRDTTECAVVELSDGSLMLNMRDNRNRSDKSETNGRAVSVTKDKGRTWSKHPSDHGALPEPVCMASLIAHTLKDGRRVLFFSNPNSKTKREKMTVRVSLDDGMTWPAGKQILLDKRGGAYSSLVIVDDETLGILYESSRADLVFQTMKLSEFGL; this is encoded by the coding sequence ATGATCAAGACCCTTTTGACGATACTGCTGCTCACTCCGCTGATCGGTTCCGCTGCCGAGAGGTCTGCGGTGATCATTCACCGAAGCGGCGAGGCGGACTGCCATACGTTCCGGATCCCCGCGATCGCCCGGACCGCCAAGGGCACGCTGCTGGCGGTGTACGACATGCGCTACAACAGCCGCCGTGACCTGCAGGGGCACATGGACATCGGGTTGTCCCGCTCGACCGACGGCGGCAAGACCTGGGAGAAACCCCGGCCCGTCATGGACATGGGCGAGTTCGGAGGGTTGGGGCAGGATCAGAACGGCTGTTCGGATCCCAACATCCTGATTGATCGGGAGACGGGCGAGATCATGGTTTCGGCGGTGTGGACCCACGGGAAGCCGGGAACCCACCAATGGCGCGGCAAGGGGTCGGAGCCGGGGCACGAGATCGCCAAGTCGACGCAGTTCATGATGGTCCGTTCCTCGGATGACGGCATCACATGGTCGGAGCCCGAGAACCTGACGAAGGAACTGAAGGATCCGAAGTGGCATTTGTTCGCTCCGGCTCCCGGCAATGGAATCACGATGTCCGACGGGACGCTGGTGATGCCGACCCAAGGCCGGGATGAGACCGGCAAGCCCTTTTCCAACATCATGTGGAGCGACGATCGCGGGAAGACATGGACGGTGTCGGCCTTTGCCCGTCGCGATACCACCGAATGCGCGGTGGTGGAGCTGAGCGACGGCTCGCTGATGCTGAACATGCGGGACAACCGGAACCGGAGCGACAAGTCGGAGACCAACGGCAGGGCGGTCAGCGTGACGAAGGACAAGGGGCGGACCTGGTCCAAGCATCCGTCGGATCACGGCGCGTTGCCGGAGCCGGTCTGCATGGCCAGCCTGATTGCCCACACGCTGAAGGATGGGCGGAGGGTGCTTTTCTTTTCGAATCCGAACAGCAAGACGAAGCGGGAGAAGATGACGGTCCGCGTCAGCCTCGATGACGGGATGACCTGGCCCGCCGGTAAGCAGATCCTGCTCGATAAGCGGGGTGGTGCGTACAGTTCGCTGGTGATCGTGGATGACGAAACGCTGGGCATTCTCTATGAATCCTCGCGGGCCGATCTGGTCTTCCAGACGATGAAGCTCTCCGAGTTCGGACTGTAG
- a CDS encoding IS110 family transposase has protein sequence MNTTSSTTIIGIDLGDRKHSICALDASATILDERTITNHRESLRRLSEKHPGATIAMEVGTHSPWTSRFLASRGHEVIVANPRKLRAIYANTRKSDRHDARMLARLARADRELLHPIEHGSEQAQRDLLQVKLRDNLVARRVDILNSVRMTLKSLGIRVPKSSTPAVARRCREFLAGEHAEILAMIEPSLEVLDSLNAGINRLDKSIEETCARYPATARLMKIRGVGPITALTFVLVVGDPERFTSNRNVAAYLGLVPRREQSGDIDKQLRISKAGNAYLRRLLIGCAQYLLGHFGIDCELRRHGEKLAAMGGPRAKKKAVVAVARKLAVLMLTLWRGELDYDPFHHSGQPAEAA, from the coding sequence ATGAATACCACATCATCGACCACCATCATCGGAATCGACCTCGGAGACCGGAAGCACTCGATCTGCGCGCTCGACGCCTCAGCCACGATCCTCGACGAGCGCACGATCACCAACCATCGCGAGTCACTGCGCAGGCTCTCCGAAAAACACCCCGGTGCCACCATCGCCATGGAGGTCGGAACCCACAGTCCGTGGACGAGCCGCTTCCTCGCCTCGCGTGGTCACGAGGTCATCGTCGCCAACCCGCGCAAGCTTCGCGCCATCTACGCCAACACCCGCAAGTCCGACCGCCACGACGCCCGCATGCTCGCCCGCCTCGCACGCGCCGACCGCGAGCTGCTCCACCCCATCGAGCATGGTAGCGAGCAGGCGCAGCGCGACCTCCTTCAGGTCAAGTTGCGTGACAATCTCGTTGCCCGCCGAGTCGACATCCTCAACTCGGTGCGCATGACCCTCAAGAGTCTCGGCATCCGCGTTCCGAAATCCAGCACACCCGCCGTGGCGAGACGCTGCCGCGAGTTCCTGGCCGGAGAACACGCGGAGATCCTCGCCATGATCGAACCCTCACTGGAGGTCCTTGATTCGCTAAACGCCGGCATCAATCGCCTCGACAAGTCCATCGAGGAGACCTGCGCACGCTATCCCGCCACGGCCCGGCTCATGAAGATTCGTGGAGTCGGCCCCATCACCGCCCTGACCTTCGTCCTCGTCGTCGGTGATCCGGAACGCTTCACCTCCAACCGCAACGTCGCCGCCTACCTCGGACTTGTGCCGCGGCGCGAGCAGTCCGGAGACATCGACAAGCAACTGCGCATCTCCAAAGCCGGCAACGCCTACCTCAGACGCCTGCTCATCGGTTGCGCACAATACTTGCTCGGTCACTTCGGCATCGACTGCGAGCTCAGACGCCACGGGGAGAAACTTGCCGCCATGGGTGGCCCCAGGGCGAAGAAGAAAGCCGTCGTCGCTGTCGCCCGCAAGCTGGCGGTCCTGATGCTCACCCTCTGGCGCGGAGAACTCGACTACGATCCCTTCCACCATTCCGGACAACCCGCCGAAGCGGCCTGA
- a CDS encoding efflux transporter outer membrane subunit: MIVRILPLTPVVALISGCMVVGTDYTSPDTITPDSWHQSLSSDLHSGSSSLEKWWTRFNDPTLNRLIDTARGSNRDLAIAYERINEARASRGIARSQLFPTIDFGGGVSRGRTSQNLGTPSPPAGKTGDFWSTGLDAGWEIDFFGGVRRSIEASNATVEGTEELYRDTMVSLLAEVAYAYIQIRTLDERIRLAENNIKNQRDSVGLTQDRFDAGLAPELDVSQATTNLASTEAFVPALRNQRDVALNRLATLIGRYPGAASSFIGSSKGIPVPPRSAGTGIPSDLVRSRPDIRAAERSLAAQTALIGVAEADLFPRFTLSGTFQLQSTAASSLTESNSRNYSFGPSFRWNIFSAGRIKNQIAIEESRTKQAYLNYESTVLKAVEEVENALSSVRNERDRLGALNTAVTASEKTVSLVKDNYGEGLIDFQNVLDAERTIFANEDERAVSQGQIAAAYVALFKSLGGGTRMRSAKSGTKD; encoded by the coding sequence ATGATCGTCCGGATCCTCCCCCTGACTCCCGTGGTCGCCCTCATCTCGGGCTGCATGGTCGTAGGCACCGATTACACCTCGCCCGACACGATCACGCCCGACTCGTGGCACCAGAGCTTGAGCTCGGACCTCCATTCGGGGAGCTCGTCGCTGGAGAAATGGTGGACGCGTTTCAATGACCCGACCCTCAACCGCTTGATCGACACCGCGCGCGGATCGAACCGCGACCTCGCCATCGCCTACGAGCGGATCAACGAGGCACGCGCCAGCCGTGGCATCGCCCGCAGCCAGCTTTTCCCAACGATCGACTTCGGCGGCGGCGTCTCGCGCGGCCGCACCAGCCAGAACCTCGGAACGCCCTCGCCGCCGGCCGGCAAGACGGGCGACTTCTGGTCGACCGGCCTCGACGCCGGGTGGGAAATCGACTTCTTCGGCGGCGTCCGTCGGTCGATCGAGGCGTCCAACGCCACCGTCGAGGGCACCGAGGAGCTCTACCGCGACACCATGGTCAGCCTGCTGGCCGAGGTCGCCTACGCCTACATCCAGATCCGCACGCTCGACGAGCGCATCCGGCTCGCCGAGAACAACATCAAGAACCAACGCGACTCGGTCGGGCTCACCCAGGACCGCTTCGACGCCGGTCTCGCACCGGAACTCGATGTCTCGCAGGCGACCACCAACCTCGCCAGCACCGAGGCCTTTGTCCCTGCCTTGCGCAACCAGCGCGATGTCGCGCTCAACCGTCTCGCCACCCTGATCGGCCGCTACCCCGGCGCCGCGTCCTCGTTCATCGGCAGCTCGAAGGGCATCCCGGTGCCGCCCCGCTCGGCGGGCACCGGCATTCCGTCCGACCTCGTCCGTTCCCGCCCCGACATCCGAGCCGCGGAACGCTCGCTGGCGGCCCAGACCGCCCTCATCGGCGTGGCCGAGGCCGACCTGTTCCCCCGCTTCACGCTCTCGGGCACCTTCCAGCTCCAGTCGACCGCCGCCTCCAGCCTGACCGAGTCGAACTCCCGCAACTACTCGTTCGGCCCGTCGTTCCGCTGGAACATCTTCAGCGCCGGCCGCATCAAGAACCAGATCGCGATCGAGGAATCGCGCACCAAGCAGGCCTACCTGAATTACGAAAGCACCGTGCTCAAGGCGGTCGAGGAGGTGGAAAACGCGCTCTCATCGGTGCGCAACGAACGCGACCGGCTCGGCGCCCTCAACACCGCCGTCACTGCATCGGAGAAAACGGTGTCGCTGGTGAAGGACAACTACGGCGAAGGGCTCATCGACTTCCAGAACGTGCTCGATGCCGAGCGCACCATCTTCGCCAACGAGGACGAGCGCGCGGTCTCGCAGGGCCAGATCGCCGCCGCCTACGTCGCCCTCTTCAAATCCCTCGGCGGAGGCACCCGCATGCGCTCCGCCAAGTCCGGCACGAAGGACTGA
- a CDS encoding DUF2200 domain-containing protein, whose product MKKPPPGTAARIAKMSFASIYPLYLAKVVKKGRTEEELQEVIRWLTGYDAERQQSLVDGDVTFGEFFEKCSLHPNAHLITGVICGYRVEEIEDPLIRNCRYLDKLVDELAKGKKMEKILRVP is encoded by the coding sequence ATGAAAAAGCCGCCTCCCGGTACCGCCGCACGCATTGCGAAGATGAGCTTCGCGTCGATCTATCCTCTCTATCTCGCAAAAGTGGTGAAGAAGGGGCGAACGGAAGAGGAGCTTCAGGAAGTGATCCGTTGGCTTACGGGCTACGACGCGGAGCGACAGCAATCGCTGGTCGACGGCGATGTGACTTTCGGCGAGTTCTTCGAAAAGTGCAGCCTCCACCCGAACGCGCACCTGATAACGGGCGTCATTTGCGGCTACCGGGTTGAGGAGATCGAAGACCCGTTGATTCGGAACTGCCGGTATCTGGACAAACTCGTCGACGAGTTGGCGAAGGGGAAGAAGATGGAGAAGATCCTGCGTGTGCCGTAG